From the Perca fluviatilis chromosome 11, GENO_Pfluv_1.0, whole genome shotgun sequence genome, the window gccctcatgtgaggagggcccaaaaaagatgctagaatgaatagctgtggatgcggggaggggcccatagaaaatgcctttctacagggttCAGAATTATGTGCTATGCCCCTGTTCACTAGTATCAGCTGGAGCTACAGCAACACAGAAaatagcaggactttgtaccgtGAAAAATCATCAACAGCCCCCCCCTCCAGCCCTTATTTACATATGCCTTTTATAGACTACACAGTTTACTGAATACAAATTGCCATACGTGTGTCTTCTGCTTTATCTACAGATAGCTCAGTTACGCTGAATAAGAACTTCTCCATCGCCTTCTCCATCATCGGCATGTTCTCTTCCCAAGCAGTCAGCAACCTGAGCATCTTCTTCTGTGCTGAGATCACACCCACTGTGATCAGGTAGGCCCAATGAAACTTTGGGGTGACGAAATGTGGAAACGAAAATGTGTCGACATTTTAAGTGTTTCTTCTACACCTGTTTTAATGTCCTGATTCGTTTATAATTAACTTGATACAGTGGTTGGTGTCCATAGCATCACATATTCCTGCAGATGGATTAGCTGCTCCACCTCCTGTCAAAGGAGGGTATGGAATCATTGACTCTCGCGGTTCAGTGTCAAATGTAATCCACATCTTGTACAAATTAGCCATCCCCTTTGAGAATATATGACACAGCACTGGATGTTCATTATCTGGGGTTATGTAAGGGGTGTTGTTCTGCTGACAGTGCTCCGAGGGTGGCCTCTGGTGGTGAATTTAGGCAATTACAGGAGAGGAAGGGGACTCCATGTAGAGGAGGGCGTTTGGTAGTGCTGCAGCATACATCAACAGaagaatgaagaaaaacaaaacagatctTCCCTTTTATATGAATGAATATATACGATATTTCAGTACATGTCGATTGGGATTCACTTTAATTGTAGTGAACCGTCTTCCCCTGTGGCTAGTTTATACAAGGTTCATGAGGTTTTTAGGTATGTGTGATCATAAAtcataaaatgaaaaacattttccatCTCACCATAGGGGTGGTGGGCTGGGCCTGGTGCTAGCCAGCGCTGGCTTCGGCATGCTGACTGCGCCCATCATGGAGCTCCACAATCAGAAGGGCTATTTTCTTCACCATATTATCTTTGCCTGCTGCACTCTAATCTGCATCATCTGCATTCTCCTGCTGCCCGAGACGCGCTTCCAGCCCCTCCCTGAGACCCTGGCTGATGGCGAGAGCTACACCCGTCAATCTCTCCTTCCACCGAGGAAACCTGGAGAACAGCGCCTCCTGCTGGCTCAATCCGAGAGCAGTAGGGACTACACCAGAGTACATGACACGCCGCTCCACGAAGCAGCCGCCACCGCGGTGTCCACTATGGACTCCACCGCCTCATCAGCTGTTGATTTGACCGTTCTGTCGGTCGGAAATATGAATGCTCCCACATTCATGGAGGTGCACCCTGGCAAGCCTGAGCTTAAAGACCCCAACGGTCACTCAGTTTTATCTTTATCCACAACCCCCATCACAGCCGTGGGTAAAGACGGCATCATACATGCCAGTAAAGAGCACCTGCTGTCTTCCACTCCATTACACAAACCCCCATGTGTCACAGACCCACTTTTACCCGATGCCGAAGAACCTCCAGCAGAAGTCCTGGAATCTGTTGAGCCATTGACAGATTCTGCCATTCCTGAAATGAATGACATTGGTCCTTCCCCTACAAAAGAGTCAGTCACTACCCCTTCCCCTCCATTAGACCGTTCCACTCCCCCGGTCCCTCAAACTGTGCCTGCCTCCCTATTGATCTGCACCACACCCATCATCGAGCCCCTGCCTAGCTCCACCTTAGAATCCCCCAACACAGTGGGAAATGAGATCGACAGTAGAGCCCCAAAATTCGACCCACCTTTGCTAGAGGCCGTTAATGCCACTTTAGCAGACTCCCCTACTCCATCTATGCATGACAGCCCCCCTCCGTCCCCTACCCCCTCTCCTGTTCCGATAACAGATTGCAACATTTCCACTGACCCTCCACCCTCCATTAGCACACACTCTGACATTCCCATCAAGTCAGAAATAGTGGAGTCATCTACATCTACTCCTAGAGACTCCCCCATACCGTCTGTCATAGACCCCCAACCACCACAGTTAGACTCTACCTCTCCGTGTGTTAATGTCATATCCTCTCGTTCCCCTACTCCCCCTAGCCCAGTCACTGTTTCCCCTTCACCCACTCCCCCTCCACCCATTGAATCAGGCCATACACCCTCAGCGGCCTCTTCCACTTCCCCGGTCATAGGTATTCTCAACACTACTGCACCGATTCCTACCATTCTCCCCGTCACAGACATTCTGCACACCTCCACTCCGGAATCTACCACTCTGACTGTTCAGCCCACGCAGGATTCAGCTGCATCCCTTGCTGTAGATTCAGCAGCAACTTCCATCACAGATTTAGGCGCTACAGAAGCAACTCGCCCCTCTCTTATGGTCTGCACCGTCTCCTCCCCCATAGACTTTGGCGTCCTTTCCATCAGGGACAGTGCCAGCACAGAAAACAACACTGTCAATGGTGTGGCGTTGTTATGATCCAGTGTTGCAGTCAGGAGACAAAGCTTTATGGTTGCATGAGGAAGCAGCCCACGCCACACAAATAACCAAGAAGGGGGCGAGGAGGGGGGCACAAACTGTCCTACTCAGACTTCAGGCACTTACTGAAGATTGTCCTCACCTGGAGTTGAGTAGACATGTCTTACAGAGATGCTGTATGTTTCTCAATGTCCCCCCCCCTTCCTGCATTTAGCCAATAAATGAGACCACGCAAGTGAGAGAGTGCCAGAGGCTGGTTTGTGACAATATGACAGTATCTTCTGCTCTTTATGAATGTCACTGGAAATCACCAGCCTATAAACTACTTTGAtgtaaatgaatgggaaatcaCTGTCTGTCATTTTAAAGAGACTTACAACTATACCCACAATCACTGAGATAACTGGCGAGAATACAATGatgctaaaaacaaacaaacacaaatcaaatcAATGGTACTTTTGCTCAAATGAAATGTCTGTCCAACATATTTATACAAAAATATCGCCTTACCTGTATGGACAAAAAATCTGAATGTTACATCATACTTTTTGCCGTTACAGAGGTAAACAATCCAAATTGGAGtgatttttctaaataaaacgCCAAAAACTACTCTGACCAAAATTAAATGTAGACATTGTGCCAAAaaaattagtattagtatttgcCTGTTGGGGGAAATACCGTTTAGTGCAGTCCCTGCCATAGACTGTATGTGGATTAAAGTGAATCAGATGAACCCTTTTCCAAAGTTCAGAAATACAAAATAAGTAGTAAATTGTTCATCAAATTATTGAAAGACTTAAAGCTATATCACCATTTAATGAATTAGAATTGAGAGATGAGATCGAGATTGCTAAATTGCTTTCATGAACACGTGGTTCATTGTATGAACAGCGATATTAGAGAAAAGAATGACCCATATTTTGTCGGTCtgaaaaaaacttatttttccAATCGTTTCAGTCAATGGAATTTATGGTATGCAAATGCTTTTATTTGTAAATGTGATATTGTAAGTAAATGCATAATTAGTTGTTGAGCTTGattaagtctttttttctaattcaaAGTATTTCGAATAATCTCCCATGGCGTGCCCTTATTGTACAAAGCTATACTACATTCTTACAGTATTTGTGGCACCTCAGTGTGATGCCACCTTATTCTTTGCAGTTGGGACAAAGCATGAAAATAATTGTGAACGTGTCAGCAAAACAAACCTTAAAAGCAAACCTTAAAAATACACaaaagctatttttaaaatgaaaccaATGGATGACAAAATGTTCGATGTGATTGCCAACTGTCACAGCAAAGCTAACCTTTAGTGTGTTTTCCAAATCATGTTCTCGTTCTCTGTAGTTTATGTACATATGTCAATGTGTTCATACATGCACAACTAAGTTTACCTTACAAAAAAATGCAATACATCATATATTTGtcaaaaagacattttaaaatacaggTCAAATCCTTATTTATAGGTAGAGTAACCTAATCATAATATTAAATTGAAAAACTCTTGCTTAAGGAGGCACTTTCTCTTCCATAGCCTGTGTCCACCTGTGGACGGCGTTATACTTGACTTGTGTGTAACTTGACCGTTGTAATTACACACGTCATGCTTTGGAGGTTGTAATGTTTGCCAGAGAAAGATGTATGATTATGGATAGACCATtgtttacaacaacaacaacaataataataatactacttATAATGATACATACTAATAATTACACTTTACTGTAAAACTCAAGAGCCAAGTGAATGATGTCTTGTCAGTTCAAATGTGATACAACTCTCTCACAGTATGTCATATTACATTCATCCAGGGAGTATTGGTGATCTCATTAAGGTGTCATCCAGGAGTCAAAGACAACACCAGACTTGTGTTGTTCACACCATCTGGTGGTACGCTTATGAAGAACCTTCCAGGTACTTTACTCACCAAAATCCTCTTTTGCTTTCATCTAAGTCAAATGTGCACAGACAAAGGCGCTGCATGTCTTTAGGTGTCTGAAtgattgcttcttttttttttttacctcaaatgCAGCTTGAATCAAAGTATGAAAGCAAATTTTTTTCTCGATTTAATTGATCTTTCAATAGATCATCAAGTCAACAAACTTCCATTTAGTGAAAGATTCATATGAACATTTAATGTCTTACATGTCATGCTGCTAAGCCTCAAAGCACAATGCCCTGCAATCATGTGAAGTCAAATTTAATGGAACTTGGcttgacagtaaaaaaaaaaaaaaaaaaaaagggaaaatggaGTGGGACTTTGAATACAGAAATTCTAGTATATTCTACTAGTAACTCATTAACTTTTGCAATAGACCCACATGTAATGTACTTTGTGGAAGAGTGTGTTGACACTGGATGTATTAAGGAATTCTTGGCATCTGCAGTAAAGAGTGGGTTGGCTGTAGTGGTCAGTAGCTTCACATTACTCTGAGTCTGCGTTGTCTGTGAGTATTGTTCTCTCTGTCTCAGTGTGCGTATTGCAAAAATGTAACTGTGTATTGCAAAAAGCCACATGCAGCAACAGTGTAAAGACAGTAACAAGGCACAATACAACCATTGTCTATTCTAAGATCTGTTGCTTCCATTTTCAGACCTCTCATGCAGCTATTTCACGGTGCTGATTAAGAGTAATTTATCTGGAGTAATATTCAAGTACAAATCTGTAAAAGCGATCCAAAGCAATGTTAGCACCAGCGACAGGTTGGACTAGGAGACAGTGACCTTcggaaaagcaaaaaaaacaactggttATGCCTTTGTAAATAGTAGATGTGTGGAAACGCCCAGCGTTGCTAAAATGAAGGAGCATAACATGGACTAATGAATAGTTTTGAACCGAGATTAACTCCCCAGTGTACACACATTTCAGGTTTTGCTTCTCTCAACTGTGCGACTCAGATTCTCCTGATGGGAGttttgaatgaatgtaaaaaccATGGATTGTACCATTTATAATTTCAGATTGTTtggtttcattttgtttttgttttaacagACATAATGCACTTGTATATAAGCCATACCTGTTGTTAAAATAAACCACTATTTATTGATCAACTATGGATATACCCGAGTGCTTCATTTTATAGCATGGATTTTATTAAAAGTAGATCCTAGGCAAAACGGCAGTCAAATAGTTTCACTGCTGGCTGGAGGGCTTGTACCTTTTTTAAAGAACAATAAAACAGGGAGTGCATGACTGTTTGCTATTACAGTTTTATTTTAGTCATCCAATATGGTTTCAAAGGCTAGATTACCGAGCGACGAAATGTCCCAGACCGTCAGGGGCACCCTGCCAATTACTTTGTGGTGATATGATTAATTAGTGGTTCACAAGGGTTGAGCTGAAACCTTTCAAATCCAGACTAGTCTGAATCTGttttgtgttctctgtgtgcgAGTCCTCCCTtgctgcacaatatataattaattaCCAATTTGTTTGGTGAAATGTGTCACTATAGCACAATTAACAAGGCTAAGAGTCCATAGCCATGCTGGCTGTTTAGGCACAGAAATGCTTTGAACTAAATGCTACCGTCTGCATTCACAATTGTGAACCACATTAGTGGGGCAAAAGGAAAAGTCacgggatcaccaaagtcactaGGATTCATCCTATGTGGACAATGAATGTCTATTAAATGTAATGGCAATCcaacaatccatccaatagttgttaaaACATTTCAGTCTGGATCATAGTGGTGGACCAACATCAGACCAAAACAGCCTTCCTTGGAGCCTTCCAATGGCAAAAAACTACAAACCAATGGCCAGTGTagctcctgttttttttttacccaatcTTGAGGACCTGTATTATAGAGGGGCCCTGCATGTGTTATAATCTAGTTTAAATACGTATTTAATATTTCAGTTAAAGTGCtgatattgtgctttttggcttttcccctttcctttattttgttatatagatttttgtgcacattataggtttacaaagtgaaaaagcccaaagtccaccccaaaggcgcttaccatcttccagagaaaacactgttcacaaactgctccaaaccatacctgccaacatttggtGCTGGGTAATCATCAATCAGTCATTTTTCCCgccgtgcgctacattaaaatcaatgcgacacaccttaTAAAAAGCAtggaggttgtcgatatgactaggtaagatgcatgtaaattgttgcgcccattactgttgaaatttacagctatatttcgATTTCTTTGCGGCAACACCACCTTCACCTGCCTTTTTTATCGGCTCGTTTTCGTGTCTGAACTTTCCGCGAAGCttgcgcagagatcaactgcgcaactgggttttgggttgccaggctgaggtgacaaacgggttgaaaattgtatatggtgtgtggattgtgtgaataggatgtgtttcatacaagatctggcaactggtcaacattagacaaacatattggtctgattatttataaaggagtttgggccatgcaaattacgggagtttcccgggagaaataacaaaccgggagGGGTCCGGGAGAGAGGGCTAAAAAATGGGAGAAACCcgggagtgttggcaggtatgctccaaactgctctattgtagtccagcctttacttccgtgacaaacgtgcgtcactttgtaacacatgttatacagtaatgctcgcctagctgctagcgtggcactccctaATACTCTGCTACTGACTAGCTAGTAGTAATTACTGCGCATgtacgactcccaacaaagatggaacagaagtgagatgtctcactctgtagctaaaacagagagctcaacccacagggtgaaaagaggagctgcagcagtgtgcagtacaacaaatatatttctgaaaattaaaccacataaacctattctggtacaacctctaaatacaattatgaacctgaaaatgagcataatatgagcactttaatagtATGCTTATGTGGTTGATTAAATTATTAACTAAGTCTAACTGACATCTGGGGCAGGGTAGCAGCGTAGAACTACTGGTTGGTTTCTGGGATTCCGGCCAAAATGGGTTGGGGAACATCATGTGTAAGCCCCAATGGATGACCACAGCTCATCTTTGTCCCCTGAGCAAGTTAATCCGGCCCTGCAGCATTTTCTTAATTATCAAGAGCATCTACATTATTCAAACTACAACAAAAACATCTATGAGTTAGGGTTACAATGCCTAATAAGAATGTCCAATTATGTTTTTCAACCTGAAGTTTGAAAcaaacagatttatttttataggtTAGCTACTCCTGAACATTGTAGACCTATTCACACAGTCCTAATTGAATCAGCACAAAAAAATAGGCAACATTTCCCCTGAATGGGACAGGGTGATGTCAGGAGGATGATGCGGCATGATCCTCTAGACCACTGCATCAAAGCCGAGCGCTCCTATTGGCAGACAGGGATATTGGGATGCTGCGCTGTGTGTAACGTCATCTGACCAGCAGCACGTTTATCTATCTCGCCGGCTCAACACTCGCTCTAGAAATGTGGTGCAGATTTTGAGAAACACAACGGCAAGAGACGGAAGACTGGACGCCGGTAAAGTCGAGACAGGACGCTCTCTGCCCGCATCCGCAACGCACCATGAGGGAAATCGTTCACATCCAGGCTGGACAGTGTGGAAATCAGATTGGGGCGAAGGTATGGATATTGTCATTCAATTTAAGAAGGGGGATGCATGTACGTACTTCTAATTTTTAATGCGGAACGTGCCACGTGTTAATGTTtcagtttttattgttgttgttgttgttgaatcaTTTATAGACTCGAGTCATTTAAATAATTAGTTTGGCGTCTCTTGGCCATTTATAAATAAccatctcctttttttttgttagagaTATTGAGAttttttattgatattatttattgtttatgtaACCTATGTGCAGGGTGCGGTTCAGCTGGGCTGTGCAGTGATGTGGATATTGAGATTTTTTAATTGagattatttattgtttatataaCCTATGTGCAGGGTGCGGTCCAGCTGGACTGTGCAGTGATGtggccccctgctgctgcatgtcatttagTCACCAAGCAGAATGCGCAATCACTAAAATAAGGCCTGACAGTACGCGCTTTAACTCGTTTTCACACCATGTTATGTTGCTAAATGACCGCAACAACTGAAGTTCATATGATTATGTTTGTTCCATCTTAGTTCTGGGAGGTGATAAGTGATGAGCATGGCATCGATCCAACCGGTAGTTACCAAGGTGACAGTGACCTGCAGCTGGAGAGGATAAATGTCTACTACAATGAGGCATCAGGTAAAGTAAAACAGGGGAAACAGTATGAAAGTTTTAAATAAACCACATGTTTGCATCTGAATAATTTATTATTCCataaagctttgtttccattgctCACTACCCTTGCATGACCTTATGCTACACAGACCTCATTTGAATGCCACAGTATGCTCATATCATAAATTTAGCTGCAAGGGGAAAGTAGGTCCCACAATGAGTGCAGGGAAAAATTAGGACAGTGAATCTGCTaaaatttctctctctctcactctctcactctctctctctctctctctctctctctctctgtctctctctctctctctctctctctctctctagggaGCACAGGTATCTGCAGTCTCTGTATAGCTGACCCCGAGCTCACTGTGCCTTGGTCTCATCTCAGTATCTGATTTTTTTGGCGTGGCATGTTGAAGGTCATTACAAATGCATCGCGTGTCATTCCTCGCAGCATTGAACAGTCAAACAACGACGTTCAGTAATTATGCAGCTCTGAAGCTATAGTGATTCGGTCTTTGAACCGATGCTGTCAGAGGACAAGTCAGTGCAGATCTCGATATATGTGTGTAGACAGGACTGAGATTACTCATCGCCTTTGCGTGAATGAAAGGCCTGCGCAAGAGGCACATCTAAGCCTAAGCAGCATATTCACTACCACTAACCTATTTTTCTAGCAGCAAGCATTATTGATTCTTTGTTTCTATGTTGCATGCTGGCATCAGTGTAACCTACTTGGTCACTGTTGCATCGCATAAATTCATTTCTCCCTTTAAATTAAAAGAATAGACTGGAATATGTTTTCAGAAGCAAGCTACATTAGGAATTACACAGgcaaggaaagggaaaaaagagGTATGGGTAGGGGAAGATTGCTTTGTTGGAATGCATTCTGCAGTGCTCAGCACTTTGTGAGCCCCACTGGTCTAGAAGAAGCAGTGCAGCATGCTGCAGCAGTTTGCTGTAGTATCCTTTAAACAAAATGCTGTTTCCCTAAAGGATTACATTACTGTACAGTACTGCTGTATTCATATGCCTTTAGATCGGTATAATTATGGAGAAAATACTCTTTAGAGTTTTTTCTCATGGTTTACTACAAATGTTCTGACATCATGCACACTGAGACTGCCGATATATTACTCCACCCTTCCATCCAttacctctctctgtccctctatCCTCTGCTCTTTTTCATCCAAAGGCAGCAAATATGTCCCTCGTGCCATTCTGGTCGACCTGGAGCCAGGAACCATGGATTCAGTTCGCTCCGGCCCGTTTGGACAGCTATTCAGGCCTGACAACTTTGTCTTTGGTGAGTAGACATTAAATCATGTCAGTGCTCACACTGAACCAACTGCACatacaatatgtgtgtgtgtcagcagttGCTGTCATACCCTGTAAAGCTGTGCTTCGTTTCACCTGACAGCACTGTACAGCAATGTATTTTTCCAGCATAAAGCCTCCGCAGTCTCTCCGCGATGGACCAGTAGTGTGATGCATTGTCCATGTGCAGCTGAGTCAGACCGAGACAGCTTTCATGGTGACTCAGCGAAAAATATATATCTACTTAGAGATGATGCTGCAGTCCTGCTCACAAGTGAGGATACAAAGGCCAATAAACTCCACCACAGGATGACTCCCAATTATAGAATTATAGTTCACCAGAAATATAATTTACCATGTCTGGCTCTTGAAGGAGCTAAATAACTCATGGGCATTTACTAATCATTACacgttttattttcacatttataataaataacatAAGGTATTTGAGTGGCTGTTTCTAACAAGGAATACTTTATGAAAATGTTGTAACAAATTGCTCTATTAATGGTTAATACATGATTTATTAATGCTCAATAGATCCTTACATCAAGAAGAACACTAAGAATTTACAGCCATACTAGTTGTTCTGTCAGGCTGTAGGAACAGtgctgctttgagctaaatgctaatgtcagccgTTTCACATGCTAACAATGAcaatgttaatattttgattGAGCTTTTTAGCATTGTACCTTGTATTTCCTAATTggcaataaatacaaaataaagctGGAGCTGATGGTAATATATGAGGCAAATTTAAAGTTTGACCTTATGATGGCGCTACATAAAATGAGGTGTTCATTAAAGTTATTAGAAATAATCTTGAAGGGGACATGAATGTCtataccaaatttcatggcaatccaatagcttttgagacatttcacttaaaaccacaaatgtcagtCTCATGGTGGCGCAAAAGGAAAAGTGAGGGTATCACCAAATTCATTAGGATCCATccactggggaccatgaatgtctgtacaaaatttgATGCCAAACCATCAATAAAGACATTTGTTACAACTTATAAAACCGTTATAAAGTATGCCTTAGCAGAAAGCGGCACCATTATTTGTCCAACATGATTTGTCTTTAAACATTGCGTGCGTCATGCAGGTCAAAGTGGAGCAGGAAATAACTGGGCCAAGGGTCACTACACTGAGGGAGCTGAGCTGGTGGACTCGGTGCTGGATGTGGTGAGGAAGGAGTCAGAGAACTGCGATTGCCTCCAGGGCTTTCAGCTCACCCACTCACTGGGCGGAGGCACAGGTTCAGGAATGGGTACACTGCTCATCAGCAAGATCCGCGAGGAGTACCCCGACCGCATCATGAACACCTTCAGTGTCATGCCTTCCCCGAAGGTGTCTGACACTGTGGTGGAGCCCTACAACGCCACTCTCTCTGTCCACCAGCTAGTggagaacacagatgagacCTTCAGCATTGACAATGAGGCCCTGTATGATATTTGCTTCCGCACCCTGAAGCTGACCACACCTACCTACGGAGACCTCAACCACCTGGTTTCAGCCACCATGAGCGGGGTGACTACCTGTCTGCGCTTCCCTGGCCAACTCAACGCTGACCTCCGTAAGCTGGCTGTCAACATGGTGCCCTTCCCCCGCTTGCATTTCTTCATGCCGGGCTTTGCGCCCCTTACAAGCAGGGGCAGCCAGCAGTACCGTGCCCTCTCCGTGCCAGAGCTCACGCAGCAAATGTTCGATGCCAAGAACATGATGGCAGCCTGCGACCCTCGTCATGGACGCTACCTCACTGTGGCAGCCATCTTCCGCGGCCGTATGTCAATGAAGGAAGTGGATGAGCAGATGTTGAGTGTGCAGAACAAGAACAGCAGCTACTTTGTTGAATGGATTCCCAACAATGTCAAGACCGCCGTTTGTGACATCCCTCCCCGTGGCCTCAAGATGTCCGCCACCTTCATTGGCAACAGCACGGCCATCCAGGAGCTGTTCAGGAGGATCTCTGAGCAGTTCACAGCCATGTTTCGCCGTAAGGCCTTCCTCCACTGGTACACCGGCGAGGGAATGGATGAGATGGAGTTCACGGAGGCCGAGAGCAACATGAATGACCTGGTGTCTGAGTATCAGCAGTACCAGGATGCTACCGCTGATGAGATGGGCGAATATGAAGAAGATGAAATAGAGGATGAGGAAGAAGTCCGCCATGATGTTCGCCACTGACTGTAAAACACTGACATGACCCTCtgagagaaacaaaatgtaaattgtTGTTGGACAGCGCAGTGAGATCATAAGAAGTACGCTACAGATGCAGTTGTTTAGCtaaaattattttgcatttagATATGGCTTATACTGACAATAATCATGTTGTGTAATCACGAGTGGTGTTAGAACCTTAAAAACATGCAAGAACCATAGTAATTGATTTTCCAAGTCATGCTTTGccagtttaaaaaataagtacagTCTTGTTCTAAACACAGTTTTGTAACATTTACCTCAACATGCATCCACTTTCTCAAGTCTCCAATAAAAGATCCAGTCCTGTCAATACTTCATGTCATGTTTTTACTTGATAGTTACACAGGTGTAAAGGTGAAGGGCAGACTTGCTTTGCATTTATCACAATAtccttgttttatttgtaatgtATGATATGTTTACACATGAGACATAGTTTTGTTAAGGTATGatgattttttatatttttctaatTGTCAACAAATTCCATGAACCCCCAAAACCAACACAAAATTGAAGCTACCTGTACTAtcaagtactgtatgtgtagtCGTTTGTGCCATAGACCTCCATTGTTCAGAAACTATTAAAAACTGCACGGCTgaactgggtgacatgttcctacatttgaataatggtattgtagtttatttttagtcaatcccacatacagTCATAGTGCAGTAAATACTACAGagcccagctgttttaggaaatta encodes:
- the LOC120568988 gene encoding tubulin beta-2A chain isoform X2; translation: MREIVHIQAGQCGNQIGAKFWEVISDEHGIDPTGSYQGDSDLQLERINVYYNEASGSKYVPRAILVDLEPGTMDSVRSGPFGQLFRPDNFVFGQSGAGNNWAKGHYTEGAELVDSVLDVVRKESENCDCLQGFQLTHSLGGGTGSGMGTLLISKIREEYPDRIMNTFSVMPSPKVSDTVVEPYNATLSVHQLVENTDETFSIDNEALYDICFRTLKLTTPTYGDLNHLVSATMSGVTTCLRFPGQLNADLRKLAVNMVPFPRLHFFMPGFAPLTSRGSQQYRALSVPELTQQMFDAKNMMAACDPRHGRYLTVAAIFRGRMSMKEVDEQMLSVQNKNSSYFVEWIPNNVKTAVCDIPPRGLKMSATFIGNSTAIQELFRRISEQFTAMFRRKAFLHWYTGEGMDEMEFTEAESNMNDLVSEYQQYQDATADEMGEYEEDEIEDEEEVRHDVRH
- the LOC120568988 gene encoding tubulin beta-2A chain isoform X1; its protein translation is MREIVHIQAGQCGNQIGAKFWEVISDEHGIDPTGSYQGDSDLQLERINVYYNEASGSTGSKYVPRAILVDLEPGTMDSVRSGPFGQLFRPDNFVFGQSGAGNNWAKGHYTEGAELVDSVLDVVRKESENCDCLQGFQLTHSLGGGTGSGMGTLLISKIREEYPDRIMNTFSVMPSPKVSDTVVEPYNATLSVHQLVENTDETFSIDNEALYDICFRTLKLTTPTYGDLNHLVSATMSGVTTCLRFPGQLNADLRKLAVNMVPFPRLHFFMPGFAPLTSRGSQQYRALSVPELTQQMFDAKNMMAACDPRHGRYLTVAAIFRGRMSMKEVDEQMLSVQNKNSSYFVEWIPNNVKTAVCDIPPRGLKMSATFIGNSTAIQELFRRISEQFTAMFRRKAFLHWYTGEGMDEMEFTEAESNMNDLVSEYQQYQDATADEMGEYEEDEIEDEEEVRHDVRH